From a region of the Aliidongia dinghuensis genome:
- a CDS encoding amino acid ABC transporter permease, with translation MGYIFDPAAVLTGKYLSWFIWGTVTTIGLTAAAWILGMVTGILLTLVRMIPLRPLEWLVALYVEYHRNVPLLVQIFVWYFGIPQLLPRPLSIWVNRHHSEFLLAMIALGLAMAAYITEDLRSGIRSIPKTQYEAARSIGFNYLQSMSWIILPQAVRIVIPPLINQTLLLFKNTSLAMAVGVAELTYNTREVDSYTFKTFEAFAVATVIYLAISFVIMGVGRITDRKLKLEIR, from the coding sequence ATGGGCTATATCTTCGATCCGGCAGCCGTTCTGACCGGCAAGTACCTGAGCTGGTTCATCTGGGGCACCGTCACCACCATCGGCTTGACGGCTGCCGCCTGGATCCTGGGCATGGTGACGGGCATCCTGCTGACGCTCGTCCGGATGATCCCGCTCCGGCCGCTCGAGTGGCTCGTGGCGCTTTATGTCGAGTACCACCGCAACGTCCCACTGCTGGTGCAGATCTTCGTCTGGTATTTCGGCATTCCCCAGCTGCTGCCTCGGCCGCTCAGCATCTGGGTCAACCGGCACCATAGCGAGTTCCTGCTGGCGATGATCGCGCTCGGACTTGCCATGGCCGCCTATATTACCGAGGACCTGCGCAGCGGCATCCGGTCCATCCCGAAAACCCAGTACGAAGCAGCGCGCTCGATCGGCTTCAACTACCTGCAGTCGATGAGCTGGATCATTCTGCCCCAGGCGGTGCGGATCGTGATCCCGCCGCTCATCAATCAGACGCTGCTTTTGTTTAAGAATACCAGCCTGGCCATGGCGGTGGGCGTGGCGGAGCTGACCTACAACACGCGCGAGGTCGACAGCTACACCTTCAAGACGTTCGAGGCATTCGCCGTCGCGACCGTGATCTATCTGGCGATCTCGTTCGTCATCATGGGCGTAGGCCGGATCACCGACCGCAAGCTGAAGCTGGAGATCCGCTGA
- a CDS encoding amino acid ABC transporter ATP-binding protein, which produces MIRFDNIGKWFGPLHVLADVSGDVAKGETVVLLGPSGSGKSTLIRCVTRLEPIQQGRILVNDVDIASGGVDINQLRQRIGFVFQAYNLFPHLSALGNVTIGLERLKGLPRNEARERGLHELGRVGLADKADAVPARLSGGQRQRVAIARALAMDPEIMLFDEPTSALDPEMVSEVLQVMRSLAQAGMTMMVVTHEMGFARQVADQVWFMEGGKIAERGTPAEIFTAAESPRLRQFLTLGR; this is translated from the coding sequence ATGATCCGCTTCGACAATATCGGGAAATGGTTCGGCCCGCTGCATGTCCTGGCCGACGTGTCGGGCGACGTCGCGAAGGGCGAGACCGTGGTCCTGCTGGGTCCCTCGGGCTCGGGCAAGTCGACGCTCATCCGCTGCGTGACGCGGCTCGAGCCGATCCAGCAGGGCCGCATTCTGGTCAACGATGTGGACATCGCGTCGGGCGGCGTCGACATCAACCAGCTCCGCCAGCGGATCGGCTTCGTCTTCCAGGCCTATAACCTGTTCCCGCATCTCTCCGCGCTTGGCAACGTGACGATCGGCCTCGAGCGGCTGAAGGGCCTGCCCCGGAACGAGGCCAGGGAGCGCGGCCTGCACGAGCTCGGCCGCGTCGGTCTCGCCGACAAGGCCGATGCCGTGCCCGCCAGGCTGTCCGGCGGGCAGCGCCAGCGCGTCGCCATCGCGAGAGCGCTCGCCATGGATCCCGAGATCATGCTGTTCGACGAGCCGACCAGCGCGCTCGACCCTGAGATGGTGAGCGAGGTTCTGCAGGTGATGCGGTCGCTCGCCCAAGCCGGCATGACCATGATGGTGGTCACCCATGAAATGGGCTTCGCCCGCCAGGTGGCCGACCAGGTCTGGTTCATGGAGGGCGGCAAGATCGCCGAGCGCGGGACGCCCGCCGAGATCTTCACGGCGGCCGAGTCTCCGCGCCTGCGGCAGTTCCTGACCCTTGGCAGGTGA
- a CDS encoding amino acid ABC transporter permease has product MLQILQDNWLLFLIGQYPHGPVGGLAMTLFMAIVGLLLSFPIAIGLALARLSSWRWLQAPATAIVYTVRGLPLIMFIFWVYFVSPLVIGEAVGGVETLIIALVIYEASYLSEIIRAGIEGLPHGQVEAAKALGLRYFPTTFKVVLPQALHNMLPSMVSQFVSTIKETSLGYVISANEITFAASQVNNHLMTKPFQVYGLLALTYFVLCFALTSMARWLERRIAAERGGLVTQPA; this is encoded by the coding sequence ATGCTCCAGATTCTGCAGGACAATTGGCTGCTGTTCCTGATCGGCCAATATCCGCACGGGCCGGTCGGCGGGCTGGCGATGACCCTGTTCATGGCGATCGTCGGGCTGCTCTTGAGCTTCCCGATCGCGATCGGGCTGGCCCTGGCCCGGCTCAGTTCGTGGCGTTGGCTCCAAGCCCCCGCAACCGCGATCGTCTACACGGTCCGCGGCCTGCCGCTCATCATGTTCATCTTCTGGGTCTATTTCGTCTCCCCGCTGGTGATCGGCGAGGCGGTGGGCGGCGTCGAGACCTTGATCATCGCGCTCGTGATCTATGAGGCGAGTTACCTCTCGGAGATCATCCGCGCCGGGATCGAAGGGCTGCCGCACGGCCAGGTCGAGGCAGCCAAGGCGCTCGGCCTGCGCTATTTCCCCACGACCTTCAAGGTCGTGCTGCCGCAGGCACTGCACAACATGCTGCCGAGCATGGTCAGCCAGTTCGTCTCCACCATCAAGGAGACCTCGCTCGGTTATGTTATCAGCGCCAACGAGATCACCTTCGCTGCGAGCCAGGTGAACAACCACCTGATGACGAAGCCCTTTCAGGTCTACGGTCTGCTGGCTCTCACCTATTTCGTGCTCTGCTTCGCGCTCACGAGCATGGCTCGCTGGCTTGAACGGCGGATCGCCGCGGAACGCGGCGGCCTCGTGACCCAGCCGGCATGA
- a CDS encoding ABC transporter substrate-binding protein, which translates to MKLFHIIALGLLVAAGMTATARADELADIKARGTLVCGTLGTAEPFSFQDPKTREIVGYDVDMCTKVAEALGVKLELKPMAVEARIPELVQGRVDILAANLGWSKERAQQIDYSYSYFVSPQKIMVAADSGIKTLDGLADKRVSALKGSSSEQGVRRVLPKAETVTFQDPSSAFLAVAQGKVDGFCASELILVKLRKQGESTTPMTIIDQPVFVEPWGLGIRKGETAFQEQVNKALAALENSGEAAKIFDKWFGPQTAYGLKRDFKIQEIKG; encoded by the coding sequence ATGACGGCCACGGCGCGCGCCGACGAGCTCGCCGACATCAAGGCCCGCGGGACGCTCGTCTGCGGCACGCTCGGCACGGCCGAGCCCTTCAGCTTCCAGGACCCGAAGACCCGGGAAATCGTCGGGTACGACGTCGACATGTGCACCAAGGTCGCCGAGGCGCTGGGCGTCAAGCTCGAACTGAAGCCCATGGCGGTCGAGGCGCGCATCCCGGAACTGGTGCAGGGACGCGTCGACATTCTGGCCGCCAATCTCGGCTGGTCGAAGGAGCGGGCGCAGCAGATCGACTACAGCTATTCCTACTTCGTCAGCCCGCAGAAGATCATGGTGGCGGCCGATTCCGGCATCAAGACGCTGGACGGCCTCGCCGACAAGCGGGTGAGCGCGCTCAAGGGCTCGTCGTCGGAACAGGGCGTACGCCGCGTTCTGCCCAAGGCCGAGACCGTCACGTTCCAGGACCCCTCCTCGGCCTTTCTGGCTGTGGCGCAGGGCAAGGTGGACGGCTTCTGTGCGTCGGAGCTCATTCTGGTCAAGCTGCGCAAGCAGGGCGAGAGCACCACGCCCATGACGATCATCGATCAGCCGGTCTTCGTCGAACCCTGGGGGCTCGGCATCCGGAAAGGCGAGACCGCGTTCCAGGAACAGGTGAACAAGGCGCTTGCCGCCTTGGAGAATTCCGGCGAGGCGGCGAAGATCTTCGACAAGTGGTTCGGGCCGCAAACGGCCTACGGCCTCAAGCGCGATTTCAAGATTCAGGAAATCAAGGGCTGA